AGATCCCGAGGAAGCTGAATTAAAAAGAGAGGCTTTTAGAGCTGCTCAGCATGCCGTGTCCCAACAGAAAAGGATGACAAATGCATTTGATAGTGAAATTGTGAGGCTTTGTCAATCTTCGGAGTCTGGTATTCCAACGGACGATTCAGCTACTATGGAGCCTAGCAAGATTGATCTCTTACACCCGTAAGCTATATCTGGAATTTTGTCTTTTTTCATTGCAAACTAGCATTGTAGAACAAAAGAAATTGTATTCTCTAAAGCTGATTGGCTGGGAGTATCTTGTTTTCAGCTCAACAATGCCTGAGCAGTCATCTGTGCAGACCCCTGAGTTGTTTAAAGGTGTATTAAAAGAATATCAGTTAAAGGGCTTGCAGTGGCTGGTCAATTGCTATGAACAGGTAAACTCTTACAGAGCTATTGTATTTCGGTCACTTGTGGTGACTGCCATTATTAGGTTATAACGTCACACTTTGGATTTCTTGCAGGGGTTAAATGGCATTCTTGCCGACGAGATGGGTCTTGGCAAAACTGTGCAGGCTATGGCATTCTTATCCCACTTGGCTGAGGTTTATGAATATATTTTCTTAAATTTTCGTTTAGTTATTTGTTGCCCAACTGCTTTTGGATCTCATTCTGTGTTACTTCTGAACCCAATCTCAGTTGTATCTGAACTTAATTTATCTCTTGCTCTTTTGTTTATTCCTTCTGGAGATGTCATATTATGTTGTAGTTTAATATTGCATGGCAAGCATTTGATATGACATGGGTGTCTCATGCAGGATAAAAACATATGGGGTCCCTTCCTGGTGGTTGCTCCTGCATCTGTTGTGAATAATTGGGCTGAAGAGGTGATCAGGTTCTGCCCTGATCTTAAGATACTCCCATATTGGGGCCCAGAAAGGGTGGTTCTTCGCAAGAACATCAATCCCAAGCGTCTTTATCGGAGGTAGATTCTTATCGAAGCATCGTTATCTTCATTGTCTCTCTTATTACAGGGTCATAAACCAATCATGTGACATTGTTTCTCTCATTTATAGAGATGCTAGCTTCCACATTCTCATCACAAATTATCAGATACTTGTGAATGAAGAGAAGCTTTTGAGACGTGTTAAGTGGCAGTACATGGTATTGGATGAGGCCCAGGCTATAAAAAGTTCAAGCAGGTGATATTTCATGCGTCTTGTAACTCATGCCTATCTTCGTTTGTTtattctgttttttttccttatTGCATGGCACTTACTTGACAAATAATCACCATCTTTTTGCTCTATACTGCAGCCAGCGCTGGAAGACTTTGCTGAGCTTTAACTGTAGAAATCGCTTGCTTCTTACTGGGACACCAATTCAGAACAACATGGCTGAGCTATGGGCACTTCTTCATTTCATCATGCCCACTTTGTTTGACAGCCACGAACAGTTTAATGAGTGGTTCTCAAAAGGGTACGGTTTTCCTACAGAAGTTATGTTTTTTTGTCTTAACTTTATTGCTTACGTTTCTTTGGCCTTCCAGGATCGAGGGCCATGCTGAACATGGAGGGACCTTGAATGAACATCAACTTAGTCGACTGGTAAGATAGTCATATATAGTGAATGCCATGGTTTCATGATTATTTTAAGTGATTGCCTATGTCTCGTGCTTGTTTAGAAGACTTTTTAAGTTTTCAAATGGGTAAAGTTTGGTACAGCCTTGCTATTTCTTAAGATTATGACATGTTCTCTATTTCCACAGCATGCTATATTGAAGCCGTTTATGCTCCGCCGTGTTAAGATTGATGTCATAGCAGAAATGACGGAAAAGAAAGAAGAAATTGTGCCCTGCAGATTGAGTTCTCGCCAGCAAATCTTCTATCAAGCCATAAAGAATAAGATCTCTCTTAATGAGTTGCTTGATGGAAGTCGTGGCAATCTAAATGATAAGAAGCTGCTTAGCCTGATGAATATTGTCATGCAGCTACGTAAGGTACAGTTCCGACAATTAAAAtttatttagtttattttttAGGCCCCTACTGAAAATTATGATAGTGTAGGTTTTTCAACTCAATAGGGTTTTCTTGATATTGTTCTCCACGTAATTCTTAGGTCTGCAATCATCCAGAGCTGTTTGAGCGCAATGAGGGAAGCTATTACTTTTATTTTGCGGAGATCCCAAattctcttcttcctcccccatTTGGGGAGCTGCAAGATATACATTATGCAGGCAAGAGGAATCCTATAGTGTTTGAGGTACGATCGTTCAATAACAGTTTCTATTGTTGATCATATGGTTTACAATACATTTCTTCTTGAGCACAGACAGTCAAACACTACTAATTATTATTTCTTTCTCAATTTCCACAGATTCCGAAGTTAGTTTATGAAAGAATCATCTGTAACACAGAAATACCCGTCGATGGTTGTGGATTCCGGAATGGATATATCAACAGGCTGTTCAATATTTTTTTGCCAAGCAATATCCATAATTCGGCAGTTCCAGAATCAACTTCACGAACCACATCTGTTCTGCCATCTGGTGCATTTGGCTTTACACGATTAACGAATCTGTCCCCAGTTGAAGCTTCCTTCCTGGCCACGTCTTCATTATTTGAGAGACTAGTGTTTTCAGCGACACGTTGCAAGATGGAGTATGTTGATGAAATCGTGGATCTATTCCTTGATTCAGAAGGTTCTGATCTCCAGCTCAGTCAGTATGATGCCACAAAAGTCCGGGCTGTTACTAGATTATTGCTTTCACCTAAAAGGGCAGACTCCAGTTTGCtcagaacaaaatttgaaataggCCTGAGCGATAACCCGTGTGAAGCACTAGTGCTTTCTCACCATGATAGGCTTGTCTCGAACATACGGCTTCTTCGTTCAACATATGGTTTTATCCCACCAGCTAGAGCACCGCCGGTAAGCCTATCTCTTTCATCTGTGCTGACGCTGGTTTTTGCACTTCTTTCCGCGTCAGGGCATCTGTTCAGTAATCTTAGCTTTAGTGTTAAAATTCTGGAACTTCTATATAGTGGAGATGTTTTTTGGTTATGCATGTTAGCCACTTATAACCATGGTCGTGTTGGTTaaccctctcctttcccctttcctCTTCTTCCAGATAAATGTCTGTTGTTCAGATCGGAATTTTGCATACAAGTTAACAGATGAGATGCATGATCCCTGGATCAAGAAGCTGTTTCTGGGATTTGCTCGCATTTCCGAGTTTAATGGTCCTAGAATACCGAATGGTCATAATACTttgatacaggaagtatgtactGATTTGCCCATCCCTGAACCGATGCTACAGTTACCGTACAGGATATTCGGGTCATCTCCGCCTATGAGTAATTTTGATCCAGCTAAAATGCTCACGGTAAGTTTGTAACTTTTGCTTGTGCATATAATGCTAGAAATTGTCTGTTTAGGTTTGTAGCTTTGGCTGCACAATTTCATTCTCTTTTTACAGTTACGATTTTAAATCAGTTTTTAGCTACTTAGCTTCATGAACTGCTTAACTACTTGTACAATTTTTCCGAAAATTTCGCATAGATCATTATGAAAAGTTGGTGTAATGTTGTTTTTATTGCACATATTTATGACCCCTTATTAACTGTCATGAAATGCTTGATGACAGGATTCTGGGAAGCTCCACACGTTAGATAAACTACTGCGGCAACTCCGAGCTGAAAATCACCGTGTGCTCCTATTTGCTCAGATGACTAAAATGTTGGACATCCTTGAGGTACTATAGAAAAATGTTCAGATCTTTCTTGCAATAATAGTTACTCCCTCCGGACAGGTATGCAGGCTGCTCTAGTATTTTGAGTAAAAACTTTGACCACCGATTTAACTAAGAAAATATGGGTTATATACCCCTAAAATTGTACCATTGGATTTGCTTCTGAAAGATGTTTCCAACGGTGTACTTTTTTTTGGAACATACCTCATATTTTCCTTGTTATAAAATGGTGGTCAAGTTTGACTCAGAAAACTAGGGGGCCATCCGGCCCTGTATACTGGCCCCGGAGGTAGTAAATTCACAATTTTAATTTTCCGTTCTTTAGAATATACACCCTCTGTTTCTAAATGTAAGATGTTTTAGCAGTTCAATTTAAACTgccaaaacgtcttatattttagAACAGTGGTAGTACTAGATAGATAGATCAGACACATGGGAAAATGTTATTGAAATTTGTTTAGCTGAAAGTTTGTGCCATCACAGTTATCTTCATTTCGTAGATTTGTGCTGATTTTCTATAGTGAGATATCTTTAGTGAAGTGTTTATATTATGTTGGATACTTTGGTTCCACTAAAACCACTATATTTCCCAGTTATGCATGGGATTTGTTAAAacaatattattattattattattttaacaAATCTCAGATCTATAACTTCAAATCAGAAATCACAAAACTACCACCGTACTGTTGCTAGCGGCACTGAAAAGAGATCTATCGTTGCCAGCCGCAACGAAGAGAGCTGGTCGCTGCCGGCGGCAACGAAGAGCTGCTGTTAGTTGCTGCTTGCAACAACAGCTGCACGTGCCAGACTCACGTATTGACCGCATCGATCCAGCTGCTTGCTGAGAATCGGTGCACAAGCTTGAATGCTTTAGTAAGTATATGTGCATGTGTTGCTCTGAATCCATGCTTGCTTGTATGTGCACATCGGTGAAGGTAGTATGTTTGTTGCTTGTACGAGCATCGGTGAACAAGCTTTAGTACGTACTCGTGCGTGTGATCTATTATGAAAGCAACTTATCTCTATTGAAGGCCCAAGGGgcatatatatgtatatatattaCACAAAACTTGAGATGCAAGGAAAGGAAACATAGTATAATAAGGACTCCTAGACCAATACTAATACttcctaaccccccccccccccccccccccggtcaaACGCAGAGCGTATGCAATGGCATTGCATTTGAAGGAGTGTAATACTAGAAAAAAATGGTAATCCAAATCTCCGCGTCTTGAGAGTGTCGCCATAGCATGAAGAGTCTTCAAGACCTGTCGAGTCAAGCCGGGGATAACGAAGAGATGGCACATCACAGGAAGACACCGCATCAGTAGAAGATACAAGATAAAAGTAGATGTAGGGAGTCATAGCATGCAAGCAGCAGGGGGAGCAACACGTAAGTAGCAGCAGTAGCCAGGAAAACTAGCAGAGGAAGAGTCACGCACAGGGCAAGCTGGCAGCCGCGTGTCATGCCCCTTGTTGGCAGAAGGCAGCAGGCTTGTTCTGCGCGTCTTGGCAGAAGGCTGCCGGCGGCCCGATCTGGCCGAGGCATTGACAATGGGCGAAGAGATCTATCGAGAAGAGAACCATCGTTAGAACACTGAAAATAATTGATCTTACGAGACTgacaaaaaaataaaatcaaTCGTGAGGACGAGTAGCTGCGTCCGGAGACCTAAACCTaggctctaataccatgttaTGAAAGCAACTTATCTCTATTGAAGGTCCAAGGGGCATATATATATTACACAAGACTTGAGATGCAAGAAAAGGAAACATAGTATAAAGACTCCTAGACCAATTCTAATACTTCCTAACATGATCCACGGCCAAGACCGCTGGTTCAGCCCGAGCGTGCCCAAGCCTGACATCCACGGTGGAAATCATCGGTTCAGCCCGAGAACCCCGACATCCACAACCGAAATCTTCGATTTAGCTTGAGCCTGACCAACCCTGACATCCATTGCCGAAATCACGGGTTCAGCCTGCCCAACCCCCATGTGCTGGAGCTCAACTTACGTTCATGCTATCCGTGGACATGAACCTGATGTTGCCACGGATCATGGTGCACGCGGCCAAGTGCAAAAATAGGACAAGGGATAATGTTTAGGTGGCTGGCTACATCCAGATGTGTAGATGAGTGCAAGTGATTGGAAATTTCTCATTGAGTGCGATGCAGGATTGCGGCAGTCGGTGTAGATTGAACGGTGAAATTCGTCCTCCACAATGCATGATTCGAGCCCTTCATCTGGATGGATTCTCCTCGTCAATACTGTCCTGATGGCGTGAAGATTCGGCCAAGGGAGCTCCGGGGTGTCACGATGTTCAGTGCGTTGATGTTGCGATCTTTTTGTTGCCCCTCCAAACGAGCAGCCACTTTTCGTTATGAACAACCACGACCAGCTCTTTTCTTTGCCGCTAGCAAGGATAGGGTGATAGTTTTGCAATTTCTTATTTTGGAGTTATAGATCTGAGATTTgctaaaataataataatattcTTAAAGAAACTTTGTTATGCATGCACATCTAAAAATATCACTGTGGATTTGAGCTTACATAGTTGACTAACAGGATACAAAATGTTGAGTACCGTGTTTCAGAAACTTTAGGAGCATCCTAGGTTTCCATTATTCTTTGACTGGCCTTGTGAACTTTGTGAAGGAACTGAAATGAACAAGGAAGTGTGTGCCTTACTATCATATGGAGCTGTATCTATGAACTACTCATTCAAAAGATCTTGTTGAGTTTATGATCGTAAATTTGAACCCTTCTCTAACTTTGCGTGTCATGCCCTGCTATTTTCAGGACTACATGAATTTCAGGAAATTCAAGTATTTCAGACTGGACGGGTCTTCTGCAATTTCTGATCGTCGTGACATGGTCCGGAATTTCCAGAACAGGTAAGGCATTAGTGGATACTGTATAGGGCGTAACTACTGCACTGAGATGATAACGCTCCTCAAACATTACCTCAGCTGAGTTTTGTCGTCTGCAGGAATGATATATTTGTCTTCTTGCTAAGTACAAGAGCTGGGGGACTAGGAATTAATTTGACTGCTGCTGACACGGTTATATTTTACGAAATTGACTGGAATCCGACACAAGACCAGCAGGCAATGGATAGAACACACAGACTTGGTCAGACGAAGGAGGTAAGTTAAACCTCAATGTATACATACTTTGCAACCTGTTGCAACTTTAGCACCATATTGTTTGTAAATATGTGCATTTATGACAGTCTTGTTGAAGATTTTCATACTAGAACTACTGTTTGTAAAACATGTGCATTCTTTGTTATACAAAGATTCTCGGACTAAATCTGCCAATCTTGTCCAAGATTTTCGTACTAAAATTGCCGATCCTGTTGACTCTGTCCCTGGTATTCCTTGGGTAGGAATGTTGTAATCTAATGCCTAAATCTAGATTCATTGTCTCTAGTCTAGATTGACTGTCTTTATCTGGCCGGTAACTATTCAACGTTATGGCAAGTAAAGATTCGTTTGTAAATGGGTCTGAATGTTTACGAGAGAAGATGATTTGTTATTATTGTGTTGTTACTGATTCATCCATAGGCCGCCATCATGAGGTTCTACATCCTGTATGGGATGTATTCATTATTTGAATGGACTCGTATTATGAGAATCATTACTGCATAATTGACAATATTGACAGGGGTGG
This genomic window from Aegilops tauschii subsp. strangulata cultivar AL8/78 chromosome 4, Aet v6.0, whole genome shotgun sequence contains:
- the LOC109770382 gene encoding chromatin-remodeling ATPase INO80 isoform X2 → MDPRRPSPRGGANGSGFSFSNLFNLEPLLNFKVPLPEDLDRYGNSSPNGSVSSQGQGSLSDQYNGVSDASHGLHQKRKRHLGVASDDEEADAHSNQITEEHYRTMLSEHVQKYRRSKVKEGVFGSDPPRADTPQMIKHKNGNTRVMKYRSDFKDVAALGVLETSPEYNGMGSISAYGGFNKIVASLDSSYLDMGDNVSYLIPEGYDKLAPSLNLPVFSDIRVEEHFLNGTLDLRTLSAMLGTDLKFEATSHGGLAEPQPQHESLQERVKIQKFALQVTEDPFAIPEGSAGRIRRSIISESGSLQVHYVKVLEKGDTYEIIERSLPKKQIVKKEHSEIMKEDLASFLKRWHIIARNIPKHHRNFTALLKKRQMDAKRFSENCQREVKLKVSRSLKLMRSAPVRTRKLARDMLIFWKRVDKEQYELRKKEERDAAEALKREEELREAKRQQQRLNFLLSQTELYSHFMQNKAGESALPDEGSAPEVDDEEDPEEAELKREAFRAAQHAVSQQKRMTNAFDSEIVRLCQSSESGIPTDDSATMEPSKIDLLHPSTMPEQSSVQTPELFKGVLKEYQLKGLQWLVNCYEQGLNGILADEMGLGKTVQAMAFLSHLAEDKNIWGPFLVVAPASVVNNWAEEVIRFCPDLKILPYWGPERVVLRKNINPKRLYRRDASFHILITNYQILVNEEKLLRRVKWQYMVLDEAQAIKSSSSQRWKTLLSFNCRNRLLLTGTPIQNNMAELWALLHFIMPTLFDSHEQFNEWFSKGIEGHAEHGGTLNEHQLSRLHAILKPFMLRRVKIDVIAEMTEKKEEIVPCRLSSRQQIFYQAIKNKISLNELLDGSRGNLNDKKLLSLMNIVMQLRKVCNHPELFERNEGSYYFYFAEIPNSLLPPPFGELQDIHYAGKRNPIVFEIPKLVYERIICNTEIPVDGCGFRNGYINRLFNIFLPSNIHNSAVPESTSRTTSVLPSGAFGFTRLTNLSPVEASFLATSSLFERLVFSATRCKMEYVDEIVDLFLDSEGSDLQLSQYDATKVRAVTRLLLSPKRADSSLLRTKFEIGLSDNPCEALVLSHHDRLVSNIRLLRSTYGFIPPARAPPINVCCSDRNFAYKLTDEMHDPWIKKLFLGFARISEFNGPRIPNGHNTLIQEVCTDLPIPEPMLQLPYRIFGSSPPMSNFDPAKMLTDSGKLHTLDKLLRQLRAENHRVLLFAQMTKMLDILEDYMNFRKFKYFRLDGSSAISDRRDMVRNFQNRNDIFVFLLSTRAGGLGINLTAADTVIFYEIDWNPTQDQQAMDRTHRLGQTKEVTVYRLICKDTIEEKILQRAKQKNAVQELVMKGKQVQDDHLMRQEDVVSLLLDDTQIAHKLKEISMQMILS
- the LOC109770382 gene encoding chromatin-remodeling ATPase INO80 isoform X1, with the translated sequence MDPRRPSPRGGANGSGFSFSNLFNLEPLLNFKVPLPEDLDRYGNSSPNGSVSSQGQGSLSDQYNGVSDASHGLHQKRKRHLGVASDDEEADAHSNQITEEHYRTMLSEHVQKYRRSKVKEGVFGSDPPRADTPQMIKHKNGNTRVMKYRSDFKDVAALGVLETSPEYNGMGSISAYGGFNKIVASLDSSYLDMGDNVSYLIPEGYDKLAPSLNLPVFSDIRVEEHFLNGTLDLRTLSAMLGTDLKFEATSHGGLAEPQPQHESLQERVKIQKFALQVTEDPFAIPEGSAGRIRRSIISESGSLQVHYVKVLEKGDTYEIIERSLPKKQIVKKEHSEIMKEDLASFLKRWHIIARNIPKHHRNFTALLKKRQMDAKRFSENCQREVKLKVSRSLKLMRSAPVRTRKLARDMLIFWKRVDKEQYELRKKEERDAAEALKREEELREAKRQQQRLNFLLSQTELYSHFMQNKAGESALPDEGSAPEVDDEEDPEEAELKREAFRAAQHAVSQQKRMTNAFDSEIVRLCQSSESGIPTDDSATMEPSKIDLLHPSTMPEQSSVQTPELFKGVLKEYQLKGLQWLVNCYEQGLNGILADEMGLGKTVQAMAFLSHLAEDKNIWGPFLVVAPASVVNNWAEEVIRFCPDLKILPYWGPERVVLRKNINPKRLYRRDASFHILITNYQILVNEEKLLRRVKWQYMVLDEAQAIKSSSSQRWKTLLSFNCRNRLLLTGTPIQNNMAELWALLHFIMPTLFDSHEQFNEWFSKGIEGHAEHGGTLNEHQLSRLHAILKPFMLRRVKIDVIAEMTEKKEEIVPCRLSSRQQIFYQAIKNKISLNELLDGSRGNLNDKKLLSLMNIVMQLRKVCNHPELFERNEGSYYFYFAEIPNSLLPPPFGELQDIHYAGKRNPIVFEIPKLVYERIICNTEIPVDGCGFRNGYINRLFNIFLPSNIHNSAVPESTSRTTSVLPSGAFGFTRLTNLSPVEASFLATSSLFERLVFSATRCKMEYVDEIVDLFLDSEGSDLQLSQYDATKVRAVTRLLLSPKRADSSLLRTKFEIGLSDNPCEALVLSHHDRLVSNIRLLRSTYGFIPPARAPPINVCCSDRNFAYKLTDEMHDPWIKKLFLGFARISEFNGPRIPNGHNTLIQEVCTDLPIPEPMLQLPYRIFGSSPPMSNFDPAKMLTDSGKLHTLDKLLRQLRAENHRVLLFAQMTKMLDILEDYMNFRKFKYFRLDGSSAISDRRDMVRNFQNRNDIFVFLLSTRAGGLGINLTAADTVIFYEIDWNPTQDQQAMDRTHRLGQTKEVTVYRLICKDTIEEKILQRAKQKNAVQELVMKGKQVQDDHLMRQEDVVSLLLDDTQIAHKLKEISMQAKDRLKKRRAKAIKVDKEGDLKLEDLDDPTEEPVEQDNTTSKKKKGLHKKPPKSQDNNGADGDVPKSGPVEDEEHIASLRPKRSKRLVRSTGEDKESVAACDVEKPADAAENNDNNDAEELQYPSA